The Osmerus eperlanus chromosome 1, fOsmEpe2.1, whole genome shotgun sequence genome includes the window CAGATGACTTGTACTACAAGCATACCATTCTGGATCTTTTaagtaatgtgtgtgcatgtgtccttCCACTCTCACAATGAATGCAGAATATGTGAAATATGTATAGATCTTCTCCTAAATGCATTGAGTCTGTACATATTCAACAACTTGCTTTACATGCTTGTTACATGTTGTTACATTTGATTTTTAATATAttaaaacaacaacatgcaCACTGTGGTAGACCAGCATGAAACATGGTTTGAACGGAACGTAATATTATGAACTATCATCATACCCCCAATCATGTACACATGCTCACAGATAGACCTCCAGAGGCAAGTTATCGTAgcacacaaattcatttcacaaACTGACCAGCTCCACCTTTGTTTAGTTTTGGATCAGAGAATTGCCATTGGGGGAGGCAAAGGCACAATACATtttgagataaagagagagaaaaacaagagagaaagagggagtgagaggggtgtTAATTACTGGCAAGGATATTACTGTTATGAGGGTAGGAGAGCCAAAAGACTTGTTTATGAATATGCTGCACCTGTCATTTGTTGATGGACTGAGCTGTAAATAACTATGTGAAGTTATGTAGTGCTCAAGGGGGGCTCCcgtacatccctctctcttgtcgTACCTCCGCTGCTGTCTTGGCTCTAACTGAAACTACACTAATTCTGCACTTGCAACAAACATGTGGAATACCTTAAACTTAGCATGTGTGCCCTCGCCCCTCTTATACTCCTGAGATCTCACAGAACGAAAATAGCCTGTCATACTTCATTCTTGCCTCACAAAACATTGTTCCTTCTTCTCTTAGCTTGACAAAGACTATGTCTGTTTGATTGTCATATGATTGTTCTCTGACCAGTTTACGTGCAACTCCACCCATATTTTGGTGCTGGGCTGatagtgtgtgcctgtttgtgtgtgtatgtgcattttATATGTGTGGAAAACCCTCTGGTGAGTGTATATTTAGCCTGGCCATTGTTGGGCCCATGGAAACCTCTGTAATCGGATCTCCCTGCTTTGACTAAGAGAGTCCAGTGATAAATTAGTTGGCAGTCATCCTCGTTTATGCCATCCCTGTGCATACAGTACAGCAAATATCCCTTTCTTAAGCTCTAAGGGCCAAGGGGATTAAATAAATAAGTGAATAATAAGCCTGCAGTATTATCATTGTATCTTCCTCAGTACATCATGTTACAGGACTTGCACGTTCAGCAAAAACTGAAGACCTAGATGACAGATCTGAATGTAAACTTTTGAGCCAACTCTGCCTGAGGTGACCTATAATCACAAAGGATGGGATTTAATTGCAAAGATGGTGATAATAATTTGGATAACTTTCCTCTTTGGAAAAATAATTTATCTGTGTTGGTGTGCTATTGAAACAGTCAGCAGGACCACGATGGTCAAGGTCAGCGAGAATATTGCAAAAGCAGAGATATAAGAGAATATCACAGGAGAAGGGTACTCGATTCTGCTTTTCAGATATTAGTGTGCATTCAACATGTACTTTCTATTGAATTTTGGCACATATTTTTGGAGTGCAGGCACAATATATAGCTCAAGCAAAACAGCCAGTCACTGGTATCCCCACCATGACAGTGGACACAGCAGATTTAGAATATTCAAAGAGATGATATTACACCCAACCCtcttcataaacacacacacacccacacactgtgtATTGGAAACTTTTCCCTGCTCACTGGGAGAACATGAGAATGTTACAATTATAAAACAAGAGTGACAGGATAGCTAGTATTTCACTGGCAGTCCCTGGCTGCCAGCCAGGAAGTTGTTCACAGCCCCCTTCATACTCTCTGTCCCCACCCATCTTAAGACAAGGTCAATGTCAAAGGGAATTCAAACTGCTCAACACATTGGTGATACATTTTAGGTAGAGCCCTTTGCTTTATCTCCAAAACACAACCAATAACAACACAATCAACATATAACCTCCACTATACAAACAATGACAGGCTATAAAAGGCATGAAAGACATGGGAAATTGGTATGTGCTAGATTGACCTTTCATGCACAAATTATACACTTGAAGACATGGTTCACAAAATCAGTAATGGAAAGATAATACATTTGTCTAGATAATTACATCACGTGAGGacagactacaacacatgtctgAGATGTTAGCATTTGGCAATATGAGATTCCATGTATGGGTCTTAGAAGGACTGAAAGTAACACGCTGCACTGATGCAATGTGAAAAGTATGCTCAGTATGACGAGACCTGTTCTTCTCAGCACTTTAAAATGTCCAGAGGATGATGGTGTCCTTCACTGGCTGGGATCTATTGCAACTACTGATAATTTACATAATCATCCTTTAGGACAAGAAGAGGCAGATGACACCCTCTTAGGCATGAACAGGACAGACATAGAGGTCAACATCCATAGCACTCCTGTGTGGGATGCCACCTTCACTATACTGCTGTCATGGGACAGGAAGTACAAAGGCTATTTTTACATGAGACCTTCCCATCTCCGTGACTGATCTGCCAGCCAAACCTACCACCATCCCAGACAGTCGAGTATGACCACAGCTCAGCAAGGCAGTTGGTTGTGTTCTGAACAACCAGTGGAAAAGCACCATTGCAATGGGTCACAAAACGTCCTGCTTCCAGTATCAGTCCATGTTACAgagagtgctgctgccaacaCATCAATATTTCACCATGTCAAGGGTTCATGGCCCAAGTACCAATTGACTGTTCACCTGTCTGTGTTAGATTCATTGGTCTGTCTAAATCCAGCCCAGTCAGTAGGCTTTGATTTTATCACATGACTTAACAGGTGCTTGAATGTCTTGTTGAATGGCTTCAACAAgtggcagtgtgtgtatatgagtgtctacgtgtatgtatgtgtgtgagtgtaacagTCCACGTACAGTATATAAAAGCCCATAACTCTATTACAAGTTATAAATCATCTTATTGATGAAGTCCAAGATTTACAGTCCCCACAGAAAGACATTAATCATTCTGTTTCTCAAAACAATGCAAGCCACTGTACACAATCCTACTCCTGGCAAGAAATCAACCCCCAACAACAGAAGAATCACCCTATTTTTCCTCCCCTTTTGGTTGCTTTCTTGTTCATCatatttccctctccctctgtaatGGAGACATTTTTATGTGTGGGCATGGGAAATCCTGAATCACACATTAAAAGAGAATTCATCTCCATTCAATGGATGCATTTGACAGTTTTTGGTGGGAACTGTTTCCTACTGAGTGAATGGTGAACAAGGGCCGTTGTTCACCAGAACACCCATGGCAGTAGATGACGGCTGTGGAGGAAAGACATGAATAAGATGATTTAAAGGGGTCACTTCCATTCACTATTGTCTTCGACACGAGCTCCCACTTAGTGTTTTGGGACATATCTCAATAATTACCTCAGTCTGAGTTCATCCGGCGGACTGGCTTTGTCAAAGAGAGAAATGGATGATGCCCACGCAAGTAAGAGAGAAAACTTGCATTGTGAAAAAAAAGAACAGCAGTCAGTAAATTAATAACACTGACTTCTTCAAAAGACAGTCTTGTTTTACAGTGACAGACTGTTCCTGGGATTAAGGGTGGGTGTTCTGTATGCTGCTGCCTCACATGTCTCTTTTCAGATTAAATTATTTTGTTCTTATCCACAAATTATTTTGTTCTTAAACTGTCTTGCTGTCTCATAAATGTTCTACACATTTCAGTTTTGCCTTCTAAGAAGTTGGAAGTTATCTTGACACATGAAACTGTAAGGGAATAACATCTACACACCACGAGACCAAGCATCGTCAGCATGATGATCCGTACAGATTTATGGAGACCTAGAGTCACTTTATGCAAGGACAGCCAAATGCATACAGAACATCATGAGTTTATACATATACTCTGCACTCTAGGACCAAAAAGTGAGGCCCCTGATCAAGATTCTGCCTTTCAAATTTTGCAGAAAATTGCTCTAAATGTTTCTATATGAAAGGTCTGAGAAACACCTCAGTGAAACACAGCTGCTGCTTTTCATTGCGACATTGTCGTCAAAACATAAGTAAGAAGTGATGCAGCATTAGTCCAGCATACCGTATCTTTTGACACCTACCATGAAAGGCAGACTCCAAAACACCTTGCTAAAGACACTGAGGATACTGTTGTCAACTTATTTATTCATGTTTTGTTGAGACACAACACATGTAAATATGAGTCCACAAGTACTGTAAACTATTCTAAATTACATAGACATCACACCTTAATAGTGTTTATAGAGTGAGACCGTGTGTGGCATTCGAGTTCCGCGCCTCCTGGAACTTGACCGTGTGCAAGTCTTCCCATGATTTCATACCTTTACCACTGGCACATGTGTAAATGCAACACAAAATCTAAAATGTATCTATGATAGTTCACTGAAAGAAACCAATGTACTGGGAGACCATAAAATATATGAATATATCAGTATCTATCAATAAAAAAGCAATGAACAAGAGTAATCCTGACAGTTCATCAAGGGAGTAAAACAACAGGTGGCACTGCTAATGAGTGAATCTTAAAACTAATATGATACTGTGTTTTCTATCTAATATGATAAAAACACAGCATCATATtagttttatataaaaaaaatgggGTCTCAGGTGTATTTGGTTAGGGAGTGTGAATGGTCCTTACCCTCTCACACAACCATTGCGTGACACTTGATCCTACTCTGTGCACACTGGACAGTTTGTTCCTTGGGGAAGGCTCACATACTATCTTCACAGACTGTGGGGAGGAGCAGCACGAGGGTAAGGGGGTGGTATCATAAAAATGTTTCCAATATTAGCCTTGCCCTGGACTTTAAAAATAGAGCTTCATCACATGAAATCAATAATGCCACTTAGaagtgacagagtgtgtgttggcagcGAGGAGCCTCTGTGGATTAGTGCTATCCGTGCTTGGTAATAGCTACACCATTTGAGCAGTAACACTGCTATGCTGCTGTAGAGCTCTCAGTCATTAGAACAGGCCACAGAGGTGGTTGGAGCACATGATATGAAGGTTGAGGTAATGGTATGTCGTCTGTAGATTTCTAGTATGAAATTACTACTTGATCAAATCATCAACGAGAGATGAAACCTTGAATTGGTACAATAAATGTATAGACAAAGAGGTAATTATGGTAAGATATAGGACACAAGCAAGAAATGTAATGAGACAGACACTCTATCTTTCTCAGAACCGTCACTACAAATCTTCTTCTGCAATGCTCAGACAAGGACCAATTTAGAtccaagagagagggggagcctaATGTATTGGATATCCTGTCCACTCGAGGGACAGGATGTCCCtgaggtgaactgtggcttAATCAAGGGACACGTACATGAAGAAGTACGACCACTATGACTTTGATCCACAGATGGATGTTGGCTTGTGAACAGGTGCCTATCTCTGTATCCATAGAGCTACAGTTACCATCCCATCCAGCACCTTGGATCTAAACCACCAAACCACAAAGGGTTTTGCCTTTCACTAAACTGTTACCAGTTCACTAATTTGTCCAATTTTAAATGTCAATTTGGTTATGACTAAACAGCAAACAATCTGATCAAGACTTGTTACCTCTCAACAGACTCAATCTAAATAATTCATAGTGAGGCAGAGGGATCATAGTGTCCATAATGGGCAATGATAGAACATCATGAGTTAGGCTAGTAGCACTTTGGTTTCATCCTATGATAAATCATACCTCATGCAACATTGCCATCTCCTGGCAATGTTGGTTGGAGGTTTAGTAATACTAGTAAATAAACCTTAGAGATTGATAAACTCTATCattatcaacacacacataatttaCAGTTTATGCGGGACGCAACATATGAATGTTTTAATATTCAATTTTGAGGCTGCAACACCGAGTGTTCGTTTCATGAACATTTCCGTCACAAGAACGCAACGTTAGGCGTACTGTTAACATTACGGTAATCTTTTAGGCCAATGACATTCGGCGTTAGACGATCTGCAGGTTACTTCTTTCATTTACGTTCTCTGAACACCACCATGGCGCTGTGCAAGAGAGGGGTCCAGTGCTGTCTAACACTCTGTAATTACCAATTTCACGGGTTTTTGACTTCGGCGTCATCCACCCCACGTTTAACCTACTCAAGACTAAGGTAGTTGGAAATTGTATTGGTTGAAAATATAGATATTATCAAATAAAATATGATGAcagttacagtagctagcttttgCTAGCAGTACCCAATAGCCACACACTGGCGTGCCGTTTGTTTCAGTGTTATCAAATGTATCATTTCTACGCCTCAAAACTAACATTAGGCCTCTCAAAATTCTATGAGCAGAAGGAATTGTACTTTGCAAAGCTATTATTAAGCAATGTGGCCTGCCGTGTTCGTGATGTCAAACACCTTGCCCGGCAAGTTATAATGTTTCACAACCcatcaaaatgttatgttagGTTGGTATATTAAGACAAATGTACCTAATTCCTCTGTCATGTTATTTATAATTATTTTCTACACACCTTTTTCTGCTGTTCAATTTCATCTTAACCATTGTATGCTATTAACACACAATGATTTTATTCTGGACTCAAGTGGACTCGAAATGTTTGGCCTTTAAAGTGTATTATCGTGCAGGCATTACTCGTTGTCCCAAGGCAGACTTGGTATACTCCAGAAAGCTAATGAGAAATATGAGCGTTTTCTTCAGCACCGGTTCCCTCAACTCTACATCCTCTATCACACCTTTGTAAAAGGTATAACAGTATCTATTTGTATCACAAACCCAAAAAAACAACAGTTCAGTGTTTTCATACTGCTActattgtgtttttgtgcagCAGTTAGTATTCAGTGTCTAATCTATATTTTTTCTGGAATTGGTGCATGCTGCACTGGTGTATGTATCCTGCAGGGTTTCGTCTACTGCTCCGAGATATGAGGGAGACTAGGAGGATACAGATGAAGATGCTCAGCAAAGATATCCCTTTGAGGCAGTTGCCCTATCGTGAGATGGAAACCTTTATAATGGTCAGTTAGTAACACAGATCTACCAACTTGACTAATTGTTTGCGACTGCAGATAACTGACACCAGTGTAGGCTCCGTTTACCAGCCCAACAGATGAACTAACATTTGTAATcttcacactttctctcaccctctctctttgtttcctcaGTTTCGCAAAGACATGCTTAAGGCTATTCCCCTGGTGTTGATATCGATCCCCCCTTTTGCCATTGTTGTGGTTTTTGCTCTTATGTGAGTTTTCGTTTAGCAACCTAAAGGGTGCTTTATCACCAGAAATATTTGTACAATTCTGCATATCACAGATGTTTCCATTAATCCACCATTTGTAACCCCACCACTTTGTTCTTCTCTCTGGCAGGTACCTCTTCCCTCGCCAGCTCCTGATTCGTCACCTGTGGACACCGCAGCAGCAGAGTGATTTCCAGAGGCTCTACCATGAGCAGCGGTGTCGACAACACGGGGAGATCCTGAAAGGCTTGGCCTGGATTATACCTCAGGTCAAACAATGGAGACTCCGCAGTCACCTCCTGAATCTCTGCAGCAAGGTAccttccctctgtgtgtgtgtgcttggggtaTGTATGCATGGGGTGTGTATCATCAGGCTGTATTATATGTTTAAAACCTTGTCTCAAGTAAGCAGAGATGGATAACTTTCAAGGTACATAACATCTAACATGGTATTATTCATTTGTGAGGTTGTTGTTAAGAGAAAGCAGTTGAAGCTGTCCTGCATAGTCCACGAAGAGTGTATCTGGAATAAGAGGGCTGACTGGAATTTGTTTTGGCAGGTGCAGAGTGGTGCCCATCCCAGCGTGAAAGACATCAATGCAGTCCGTAGCGTGTTCTCTGGACATCCTCTTGGGATAACAGCCATGGACTCAGGTCACATGGTAAGATGAGAGAGAAGCTCAACATGAATGATGAAATGTGCAAAATACGACACAAAAACTGGTCAtaactttgtgtgtttgttcttccTCCGGTGTTTCCTGTGTACCCCAGAGGCTGCTGTGCTCCCAGCTCCTCCTGACCCCCTGGCTCCCAGGCTTTCTGATCCGTCGTCGTCTGAAAGCCAGAGCCCTTGATGTTTTCTACCTTGACCAGGCTCTAGTCGCCCTGGGCCAGGGCCAACTCACTGACGAGGAGATACACCAGGTTAGGACCCCAACACTAATAATACCACGCTGTCCACTTTCAAAACTATTACTCTCCTGCTGTGCTGGGAATACTTGGATAAATTAAGTTGTCAGAGAGCATGTTACTTGAAAATATATAATTTGCATGTTGTGCGATAAGTCATGAATTCCAAGTCTGTGACTCAAACAGCATACTTTTATTACTACTCTTTAGTAGTCTTTAGTAGTTTCTGCAGCTGCGCTTAAATGCAAATTTAGTTGGTATGTGTGAAATGTGAcctgtttgggttagggttagtatgtcATGTAATTGCGGCTTGAACTAGCACAGACTTGTGCTAGTTCAAGTGTGCTAGTTGTTATTGGTCTGCCATTGGACCATTCTCTGTGTGGCTGCTGCTTCTTCTACTGTGCAGAGGAGTTTGCGTTAGAATAGCCCAAAATAGAAAATTGACTTGCTCGTCTTGCCCATTTTCAGGCCTGTTACCTGAGGGGGCTCAATCCAAGCACCCTTAGCCCCAGCCAGTGTCAAGAGTGGCTCCTGCTGTGGCTTCAGCTGTCCACCCCACTCAAAGGTCTGACATTGTTTACACCCATTGGATTTCTCCCATTTTAAATGTAGTTCAAATTGACAGTCAACACATTGCGCTCTATATATATCAtggcatttattttattttatagtcCACCTGTTTTGAACATTTGTATTTACATGGAATGGTATAATGGTGAACAGTAGCTACATAATTACAGTTTTGTGCCACTAGGCCATTATGCATGCCACTATTCTATAATGCTCTGTCCTCATCTTCATAACTGGTTAAAATACTATTTGAAGATatagtgttgag containing:
- the LOC134025207 gene encoding LETM1 domain-containing protein 1-like isoform X1 yields the protein MALCKRGVQCCLTLCNYQFHGFLTSASSTPRLTYSRLSVLSCRHYSLSQGRLGILQKANEKYERFLQHRFPQLYILYHTFVKGFRLLLRDMRETRRIQMKMLSKDIPLRQLPYREMETFIMFRKDMLKAIPLVLISIPPFAIVVVFALMYLFPRQLLIRHLWTPQQQSDFQRLYHEQRCRQHGEILKGLAWIIPQVKQWRLRSHLLNLCSKVQSGAHPSVKDINAVRSVFSGHPLGITAMDSGHMRLLCSQLLLTPWLPGFLIRRRLKARALDVFYLDQALVALGQGQLTDEEIHQACYLRGLNPSTLSPSQCQEWLLLWLQLSTPLKESETSLLLHNMVLLSVNYPEP
- the LOC134025207 gene encoding LETM1 domain-containing protein 1-like isoform X2, which produces MALCKRGVQCCLTLCNYQFHGFLTSASSTPRLTYSRLRHYSLSQGRLGILQKANEKYERFLQHRFPQLYILYHTFVKGFRLLLRDMRETRRIQMKMLSKDIPLRQLPYREMETFIMFRKDMLKAIPLVLISIPPFAIVVVFALMYLFPRQLLIRHLWTPQQQSDFQRLYHEQRCRQHGEILKGLAWIIPQVKQWRLRSHLLNLCSKVQSGAHPSVKDINAVRSVFSGHPLGITAMDSGHMRLLCSQLLLTPWLPGFLIRRRLKARALDVFYLDQALVALGQGQLTDEEIHQACYLRGLNPSTLSPSQCQEWLLLWLQLSTPLKESETSLLLHNMVLLSVNYPEP